GGACTGCGCGCAAGCGGGATCGATGTGCCTGCGAAGATCAGCGTCGTCGACGTCGGAGGCGGGAGCACGGAGATCGCCACGCGCGCTCGCGAGAAGGAAGAACCGCGTGTCCGGTCGTTGCAGCTCGGCGCCGTGCGGCTCACAGAATCTTCGCTCGCCGGCGATCCGCCCGGGCCGGCCGACATCGAGCGCGCGCGCCGGGTCATCCGAGCCGAACTCGCCGGCCTGCCGGATGACGTGAGGCCGAACGGCGCCCTCGTCGCTGTCGGCGGCACGGCGACGACCGCCGCCCGCATGCTTCAAGCGCTTGACGATTCAACGGGCTCAGGTGTAGCGACGATCGCGGCGGCGGATCTCTCAGCGCTTCTGAAGGCCGTACTCTCGATGCCGACGCGAGAGCGAATACGGATGCGCAATCTGCCCGCACAACGCGCGGACATCTTCCCCGGCGGGATGCTCATCATCGACGAGGTCGTGCGCGAGGCGGGCGTCGCGTCGCTCGTCATCACCGATTCCGATCTCTTGCTCGGCTACATCGTACGTCACACGCCGTAGGGTGGAGCGGTCGAGCTTTAGATTGGAAGGTGGGGGGAGCGGTCGAGATTTATCTCGACCGCCGCGGCCTGACCCTGGGCAGGTGCGCGACCGATCGATGCCCTACGTTCGCGGCGTGAGGCTCGCGCGATGAGCACGACGGCCGGATCGCGTTACACGTTTCCGATCGCCGCTGCTTTGTTCACCTTCATCCTGCACGCGCTTGGCAACCCGCACTACGGGTTCTTCCGAGACGAGCTCTACTTCATCATGTGCGGACGGCACCCCGACTGGGGTTACGTCGATCAACCGCCCGTAGTACCTCTGCTCGGCGCCGCATCTCAAGCGCTCGGGACCTCGCTGATCCTGTTGCGCCTCGTCCCCGCGTTCTTCGCAGCCGCGAGCGTCTACGTGACGTGTACGCTGGCGCAAGAACTCGGCGGCGCACTTTTCGCGCAGATCGTCGCCGCCGTCGCGGCATGCCTCGCGCCCGTGCTCATGGGCTTAGGCTCGCAGCTGGATCCCGACGGGGTCGGGCTGTGGCTCTGGCCGCTCGCGGCCCTCTTCATCGTGCGGATGGTCAAAGGAGAGTGCCCGCGGCTGTGGCTTGCCGTCGGGGCTCTTTTCGGCGTTTGCTTCGAAAGCAAGTACAGCGTCGCGTATTTCATCGCCGCGCTGATCGTCGCGATGCTTCTCACCGGCGAGCGTCGGTTGCTGTGGTCGAAATGGTTCGCCGGCGGCGTGGCGCTCGCCGCGCTCATCGCTCTGGCGAACTTTTTGTGGCAGGCCGCCCACGGTTTTCCGATCGTCGAGCTGCTGAGGAACGGACAGCTCGGCAAGAACGTCATGTTGACGCCGCTGGAGTTCATCGGACAGCAGTTCGTGCTCATGAATCCGGTCCTGTCGCTCGTATGGCTGGCGGGTCTCGTGTGGCTGCTGCTGAAGCCCGCCTATCGTTTCCTCGGACTCACATACGTCATTCTCATGCTGTTGATGGCTGCATCGCATGCGAAGTCGTACTATCCGGCCGATGCCTATCCGATTTTGATAGCAGCCGGAGGAGCTGCGATCGAATCGTGGACCGAGCGTGCGCGACTCGCGCGGCCGCTCGCTGCCGCCGTGTTTGTCTTGGCGGGCGCCGTATTCGTTCCGTTCGCGATGCCGGTTCTTCCCGAGCAATCGTTCATCGCCTATTCCAACTCGGTGTATCGAGCGCTCGGGGCCGATCAAAGCGCGATGAAGACCGAGAATCACGCCCTCGGTTCGCTGCCGCAGGACTACGCAGACATGCACGGTTGGCCGGAACTAGCGGCGACCGTCGCGCATGTCTACGACGAACTGCCGCCGGCCGATCGTGCGAAAGCGGTCGCCTTCGCGCAGAACTACGGTGAGGCTGCGGCGATCGAATTCTTCGCGCCGCGCGT
The Candidatus Eremiobacteraceae bacterium DNA segment above includes these coding regions:
- a CDS encoding glycosyltransferase family 39 protein translates to MSTTAGSRYTFPIAAALFTFILHALGNPHYGFFRDELYFIMCGRHPDWGYVDQPPVVPLLGAASQALGTSLILLRLVPAFFAAASVYVTCTLAQELGGALFAQIVAAVAACLAPVLMGLGSQLDPDGVGLWLWPLAALFIVRMVKGECPRLWLAVGALFGVCFESKYSVAYFIAALIVAMLLTGERRLLWSKWFAGGVALAALIALANFLWQAAHGFPIVELLRNGQLGKNVMLTPLEFIGQQFVLMNPVLSLVWLAGLVWLLLKPAYRFLGLTYVILMLLMAASHAKSYYPADAYPILIAAGGAAIESWTERARLARPLAAAVFVLAGAVFVPFAMPVLPEQSFIAYSNSVYRALGADQSAMKTENHALGSLPQDYADMHGWPELAATVAHVYDELPPADRAKAVAFAQNYGEAAAIEFFAPRVPVVSGHNQYWLWGPRGHDGSVVIDVAGDCGAKQHLFASGVKAATFSAPYVMPYEDGIPIMVCRGLKIPIATLWLSLKHYE